In Runella sp. SP2, the genomic window ATCGCGTACCCAACGACGGGTTTATTTCAAAACGGCCTTCCTGATTTTACGTATAGAGGTCCAGGTGCAACGGGCGTGGGTAAAGCAGGCGATGCAGCGGTGGATCCTTCCAAGTATAATTTTGATGCCAACAACCCAGGACGCAACTACTTGATTCAGTCCGTAAACAAAGAAGGTACCGACTGGTTCCACGAGTTGTTTAAACCTGCTGCAATGACGAGCCACAACTTAACGGCTAGCGGAGGCACCGATAAATCGAATTATATGGTGTCGTTGGGGTATTTCAACCAACAAGGAACGATGCTCAAAAGCTACTTGGAGCGTTATTCGGCGCGTATTAACACCCAATTTAAGATTAAAAACAACATTCGGATTGGGGAAAACGTCTATATGTTCTACAAACGTAACCCAGGGTTTGACAACTTGAGCACGGGTAACCCAATCGCTTGGACGTACCGTGCCATGCCGATTATCCCTGTCTATGACATCAGAGGAAACTACGGTGGAACATTTGCGGGGCCAGAATTGGGAAGCTCTTCTAACCCTGTGGCGGTACAAATGAACACCGTCAACAACAAAACCAACGCTTGGGATGTGATTGGAAACGTGTATGCCGAAGTTGATTTCTTGAAGCACTTTACGGCACGCACCAGTTTTGGAGGAAGCATTGATAACCAGTATGCGACGAACTTTAACTTTACCCCTTATAACAATTCAGAAGGTAACACGAACCCTAACTCGTTTTCGGAAATTGCGTTGTACAACAGCAACACCATGTGGACGAATACGCTGACGTACACGAACTCATTCGGCAAAAGCAATTTGAAAGTAATTGTGGGTTCGGAAGCAATTCGTAACTACGGGCGTTATCTTATCGGTTCGGCAAGTCGCTTGTTTTCAACCAATTTTGATTATTTGAGCCTGTCGAACGGAACGATCAACATCACCAACGGTAGCAGCGCTTACAACAATACGTTATTCTCGATTTTTAGCCGCGTTGATTATTCGTTTGATGACAAATATTTGGTAGGTGTAACGGTTCGTCGTGATGGTTCGTCACGTTTTGGAGCCAATCGCCGCTACGGTATTTTCCCTTCGGTGTCGCTCGGCTGGCGCTTGACGGGAGAGGAGTTCTTGAAAGATGTCGCTTGGCTCAACGAATTGAAATTGAGAGCAAGCTACGGGGTGCTTGGTTCGCAAAACAACGTAAGTCCGCAGAATGCCTATACGCTCTTCGGGGGTACGTTTGCTAATGCCTATTACGACATTGGCGGAAACGGTGCGTTGGCACAGGGTTTTGCCCAAACAAGCATCGGAAACCCGAACACAGGATGGGAAGAAAACATCGTGACCAACATCGGTTTGGACGGAACTATTTTGAACAACAAATTGGACGTTTCGGTCGAATATTACAAAAAGTCAATCAATGGCTTATTGTTTAGCCAACCGCTTCCTGCTACGGCTGGAGGAGCTACGGCACCAACGGTGAACATTGGTGACATCCAAAACAAAGGGGTAGATTTGGCTTTGACCTACCGCCAAACGATTAGCCCAAGTTTGAAATTTAGCATTGGTGCCAACATTACGACTTACCAAAACAAAGTCGTAAACACGCCAAGCCCAGGGTATTTTGACGGTGCCAACACCCAAAACCTCGGAAACGTTGTTCGCAACCAAATCGGTCAGCCTGTAAGTTCGTTTTTTGGCTACAAAGTGATTGGATTGTTTAAAAACGACGCCGAAGTGACCTCTTCGCCCACGCAGTCGGGAGCCGCGCCAGGCCGCTTTAAATACGAAGACGTTAACGCAGATGGCAAAATCGACGCCAGCGATCGTACGTTTCTCGGAAGCCCTAACCCTGATTTTACGTACGGCCTGAACTTAGGTGTTACTTACCGCAATTTCGATTTCTCGACGATTTTGTACGGTTCACAAGGCAACGAAATCTACAACACGGTGAGGTCTTATACGCACTTCTTTAGTACGTACGTAGGAGCAAAAAGCAATGATTTGTTGAACGCTTGGACGCCTGAAAATCCCAATAGCAGCATTCCAAAAATTGAGTCAACGGGTTCGTTTAGTTCGTCGGGGGTTTCTAACTCGTTCTACGTAGAAAATGGGTCGTTCCTCAAAATGCGTTCGTTGATGGTAGGTTACACTGTGCAACCGTCGTTCCTCAAAAAATATGGCATGAGCAAACTTCGCTTGTACGCCCAGGCCGCGAACTTGTTTACGTTCACCAAATACACGGGTCTTGACCCAGAGTTGAGCGGAAACAGTTCGGCCTTCGGAATCGATTATGCCAACTATCCCAACAACCAGAAGAATTTCATTTTTGGTCTAAACCTTTCTTTTTAAAGACTTTATGAAGCCATTCATCGGCGTTATCTGCGGCTCTCAATCTGTGTTAATCTGCGGGTAAAATTTTTAAAAAACTTGGCTAACACTCTATTAATCGTTGTCAGTTAAAAAATGAATTTAATCCTGAATTAACTGATAACCAATAACAGTCTAAACATTGACTTACATGAAACGATTTAAAACACTTTTATATGCAACTGGCTTGGGGTTGATTCTGACAACCAACTCCTGCAAGGAAGAATACCTCGAAATTGGGGCGTTGGGTTCTACCAGCGAAGCTACATTGGCCAATAAAGCAGGTTTGAATGGCCTCTTGACGGGTGCTTACTCGCTACTCGACGGCTGGGGCGTACCCAACACCACCTACTATTTTGTGGGAGTGAGCAACTGGATTTTCGGCGGAGTAACCTCTGACGACGCCCACACAGGAACGCAAGCGTCGGCGTTGCCACCAATGGAAGCCGTTGAAAGTTACAATTATGACGCGACTTTGGCACCGTTCAACAACAAATGGATGGTGTTGTACGCAGGAGTGCAACGTGCCAACGACGTATTGCGGGTTTTGGCCAAAACCAATGACCCCGCGCTTTCGGCCGAAGAAGCCAAGCAAATCAAAGCCGAAGCAACGTTTTTGCGTGCAGTGTATCACTTAGAAGCGGCCAAAATGTGGGAAAATATTCCGTACTTGGACGAAAGCATCAGCTACGCCAACGACAACTACAAAGTACCAAACACGACTTCAGCTTGGCCTAAAATTGAGGCAGATTTTAAGTTTGCGGCAGATAACCTCTCGGGTACTAAAACCGAAGTAGGTCGTGCTAATAGCTGGGCAGCGAAGGCGTTTTTGGCAAAAACGTACATGTTCCAAGATAAATACACGGAAGCCAAAACGGTATTGGAAGATGTGATTGCTAACGGCGTAACTTCGTCGGGAGCAAAGTATGCGT contains:
- a CDS encoding TonB-dependent receptor — its product is MNDFFLLRKKGVSMLLLCLLMSVAVYAQTQISGKVVGADDAQPIAGASVLIKGNTTNGAITGADGTFRLTVGSNAVLVISYIGYQAQEVNVGSQTTFNISLVPSTTTLGEVVVTGYSAERKKDITGSVSVVDVKALKSIPSGSAVQALQGQAAGVNVISSGAPGSPSNIFVRGITSFGNTQPLVLVDGVQAELNDVSSDDVESIQVLKDAGAAAIYGVRGSNGVIVVTTKKGKSGQPVISYDAYYGSQQPLQGNVFNLLNSTDFARLTKIAYPTTGLFQNGLPDFTYRGPGATGVGKAGDAAVDPSKYNFDANNPGRNYLIQSVNKEGTDWFHELFKPAAMTSHNLTASGGTDKSNYMVSLGYFNQQGTMLKSYLERYSARINTQFKIKNNIRIGENVYMFYKRNPGFDNLSTGNPIAWTYRAMPIIPVYDIRGNYGGTFAGPELGSSSNPVAVQMNTVNNKTNAWDVIGNVYAEVDFLKHFTARTSFGGSIDNQYATNFNFTPYNNSEGNTNPNSFSEIALYNSNTMWTNTLTYTNSFGKSNLKVIVGSEAIRNYGRYLIGSASRLFSTNFDYLSLSNGTINITNGSSAYNNTLFSIFSRVDYSFDDKYLVGVTVRRDGSSRFGANRRYGIFPSVSLGWRLTGEEFLKDVAWLNELKLRASYGVLGSQNNVSPQNAYTLFGGTFANAYYDIGGNGALAQGFAQTSIGNPNTGWEENIVTNIGLDGTILNNKLDVSVEYYKKSINGLLFSQPLPATAGGATAPTVNIGDIQNKGVDLALTYRQTISPSLKFSIGANITTYQNKVVNTPSPGYFDGANTQNLGNVVRNQIGQPVSSFFGYKVIGLFKNDAEVTSSPTQSGAAPGRFKYEDVNADGKIDASDRTFLGSPNPDFTYGLNLGVTYRNFDFSTILYGSQGNEIYNTVRSYTHFFSTYVGAKSNDLLNAWTPENPNSSIPKIESTGSFSSSGVSNSFYVENGSFLKMRSLMVGYTVQPSFLKKYGMSKLRLYAQAANLFTFTKYTGLDPELSGNSSAFGIDYANYPNNQKNFIFGLNLSF